Proteins from a single region of Lujinxingia litoralis:
- a CDS encoding ABC transporter ATP-binding protein, with the protein MSSPAPTSKPQATAELAKSEITRVGTGEVVIAARRLSYWYGKVIGVNDISIDIGQGVVGLLGPNGAGKSTLLKCLTGQLRPTTGMATIAGARVWNNPKAFAQLGFVPEQDAFYEDMSGRDFVTHLTRLQGFSRSDAAALAEEAIATVSLTDQAHRRIREYSKGMRQRIKIAQALAHRPKVLFFDEPLTGTDPIGRRTIIDLIQRLGDEGHTVLVSSHILHEVEAMTSDIVLINRGRVLADGNIYRIREMIDEHPHRIYVECDEPRRLASLLSVYADTLELKFTERGFFVSTSDPDQAYSRIAKLSVEHGLALHALTSSDNDLSAVFRYLVS; encoded by the coding sequence ATGTCGAGCCCCGCTCCTACTTCCAAACCTCAAGCCACAGCTGAGCTCGCCAAAAGCGAGATCACCCGCGTCGGCACTGGCGAGGTGGTCATCGCCGCGCGCCGTCTCTCCTATTGGTACGGCAAAGTCATCGGCGTCAACGACATCTCCATCGATATCGGACAGGGCGTCGTCGGCCTCCTCGGCCCCAACGGCGCCGGAAAGTCCACCCTGCTCAAATGCCTCACCGGCCAACTGCGCCCGACCACCGGGATGGCCACCATCGCCGGCGCTCGCGTCTGGAACAACCCGAAGGCCTTTGCCCAGCTGGGCTTTGTCCCCGAACAAGACGCGTTCTACGAAGACATGAGCGGCCGTGACTTTGTCACCCACCTCACCCGTCTGCAGGGCTTTTCTCGCAGCGACGCCGCCGCGCTGGCCGAAGAGGCCATCGCCACCGTCAGCCTCACCGACCAGGCCCATCGCCGTATCCGCGAGTACTCCAAGGGCATGCGCCAGCGCATTAAAATTGCCCAGGCCCTGGCCCACCGCCCTAAAGTCCTCTTTTTTGACGAGCCCCTCACCGGCACCGACCCCATTGGACGCCGCACCATCATCGACCTGATTCAACGCCTGGGCGATGAGGGGCACACCGTGCTCGTCTCCAGCCACATCCTCCACGAAGTCGAGGCAATGACCTCCGACATCGTGCTCATCAACCGGGGCCGTGTACTCGCCGACGGCAACATCTACCGCATCCGCGAGATGATCGATGAGCACCCCCATCGCATCTACGTGGAATGCGACGAGCCGCGCCGGCTGGCCAGCCTGCTCAGCGTCTATGCCGACACCCTGGAGCTCAAGTTCACCGAACGCGGCTTCTTCGTGAGCACCTCCGATCCCGATCAGGCTTACAGCCGCATCGCCAAACTCTCGGTGGAGCACGGCCTGGCGCTGCACGCGCTGACCTCCTCAGATAATGATCTCTCAGCGGTCTTCCGCTACCTCGTCTCCTGA
- a CDS encoding ABC transporter permease, which translates to MTSTSLPARNLGVIPQALRLFSLDFGRQLRARKTLVLLAVQLLPVLVALAYVAFGQLDGMTMFRNSMESVYLPFLVPLAALYFGGPAIVDEIEGRTITYLTLRPLPRALIYLAKLKSAMLSALLVTSLPIILLFGICAFSSGELLGELPTLGKMLGASAVGVLTYTAVFAMLAAIFSSSLLLGIVYYVIVEMVIAAIPVLELVSIKFHVRTIAGLQGADRAGWLDRLILDEPLNFEWWFGLLVAAIFTTLATAVATAIFREKQFHV; encoded by the coding sequence ATGACCTCGACCTCTCTGCCGGCCCGAAATCTGGGCGTCATCCCCCAGGCGCTGCGCCTCTTCTCACTTGATTTCGGCCGCCAACTCCGCGCCCGAAAGACCCTGGTGCTCCTGGCCGTACAGCTGCTCCCGGTCCTGGTGGCCCTGGCCTACGTGGCCTTTGGCCAGCTCGACGGCATGACCATGTTTCGCAACAGCATGGAGTCGGTCTACCTGCCTTTTCTGGTGCCGCTGGCGGCCCTCTACTTTGGCGGGCCCGCCATCGTCGACGAGATCGAAGGCCGCACCATCACCTACCTCACTCTGCGCCCGCTGCCCCGCGCGCTCATCTACCTGGCCAAGCTCAAGAGCGCGATGCTGAGCGCGCTCCTCGTCACCTCGCTCCCCATCATCCTCCTCTTTGGCATCTGCGCCTTCAGCTCCGGTGAGCTGCTCGGAGAACTCCCCACGCTGGGCAAGATGCTCGGAGCCTCGGCGGTGGGCGTACTCACCTACACCGCGGTCTTCGCCATGCTGGCGGCGATCTTCTCCTCCAGTCTTTTGCTGGGGATCGTCTACTACGTCATCGTCGAAATGGTCATCGCGGCCATCCCGGTACTGGAGCTGGTGAGCATCAAATTCCACGTCCGCACCATCGCCGGGCTTCAGGGCGCCGATCGCGCCGGCTGGCTCGACCGGCTGATCCTCGACGAGCCTCTGAACTTCGAATGGTGGTTCGGCCTGCTGGTCGCCGCCATCTTCACGACGTTGGCCACCGCCGTCGCCACGGCGATCTTCCGCGAAAAGCAATTTCACGTCTGA